A genomic segment from Meiothermus sp. Pnk-1 encodes:
- a CDS encoding esterase-like activity of phytase family protein: protein MNKTLALLAMALGLGLTQSVPRTELVGYAVLPADTFAPGPASGQFNADGSKKASPPYPSQPVQGFSAIQFAPGTRGAYWVMPDNGYGAKYNSPDYLLRIYQITPDPKTPQGGSGTVRVDSFIQLRDPDKKIPFFIVNEFTPERNLTGFDFDIESFVIAQDGTLWIGDEFGPFLLHFDASGKLLEPPYPTPDFAPGKDPAKDLVRSPQHPALLAASPQPGQMSLANLPSSGGYEGLAINPGKTKLYALLEKTVAGDPAGSLRIHEFDLASQRFTRLLGYYRLEAPTNSIGDFTVVNDNEYLVIERDQATGEAAQFKRIYKVDLSRKDAQGFFAKELVADLLNIADPANLTPYTKGGVFRFPFVTIEDVLVLDARTLLVLNDNNYPGTGGRGQNVKDDNEMIWLRLDKPLALGPGVGTPR from the coding sequence ATGAACAAAACCTTGGCTCTGCTCGCGATGGCACTGGGTCTGGGCCTCACCCAGTCGGTCCCCCGGACCGAGCTGGTGGGCTACGCTGTGTTGCCCGCCGATACCTTTGCCCCCGGCCCCGCCTCGGGGCAGTTCAACGCCGACGGCAGCAAGAAGGCCAGCCCCCCCTACCCGAGCCAGCCAGTGCAGGGCTTCAGCGCCATCCAGTTCGCCCCCGGCACCCGCGGCGCCTACTGGGTAATGCCCGACAACGGCTACGGCGCCAAGTACAACAGCCCGGACTATCTGCTGCGCATTTACCAGATCACCCCCGATCCCAAGACCCCCCAAGGGGGCAGCGGCACCGTGCGGGTGGATAGTTTCATCCAACTGCGTGACCCCGACAAGAAAATTCCCTTCTTCATCGTCAACGAGTTCACCCCCGAGCGCAACCTCACCGGTTTCGATTTCGACATCGAGTCCTTCGTGATCGCCCAGGACGGCACGCTGTGGATCGGGGACGAATTCGGGCCCTTCCTGCTGCACTTCGACGCCAGCGGAAAGCTGCTCGAGCCCCCCTACCCCACCCCCGACTTCGCCCCGGGCAAGGATCCGGCCAAGGACCTGGTGCGCTCGCCGCAGCACCCTGCGCTCCTGGCCGCCAGCCCCCAGCCCGGCCAGATGAGCCTGGCCAACCTGCCCTCCTCGGGTGGGTACGAGGGCCTGGCCATCAACCCGGGTAAGACCAAGCTCTATGCCCTGCTGGAGAAGACCGTGGCCGGTGACCCGGCGGGCAGCCTGCGGATCCACGAGTTCGACCTGGCCAGCCAGCGGTTCACCCGGCTGCTGGGTTATTACCGGCTCGAGGCCCCTACCAACTCCATCGGCGATTTCACCGTGGTCAATGACAACGAGTACCTGGTCATCGAGCGCGACCAGGCCACCGGAGAGGCGGCGCAGTTCAAGCGCATCTACAAGGTCGACCTGAGCCGGAAGGACGCCCAGGGCTTCTTCGCCAAAGAGCTGGTGGCGGACCTGCTCAACATCGCCGATCCCGCCAACCTGACCCCCTACACCAAGGGTGGGGTCTTCCGCTTCCCCTTCGTGACCATCGAGGACGTGCTGGTGCTGGATGCGAGGACGCTGCTGGTCCTCAACGACAACAACTACCCCGGCACCGGCGGGCGCGGCCAGAACGTCAAAGACGACAACGAGATGATCTGGCTGAGGCTCGACAAGCCCCTCGCCTTAGGCCCGGGGGTGGGGACGCCGCGCTAG
- a CDS encoding DeoR/GlpR family DNA-binding transcription regulator has product MNSRDRLQRILELINRHGTLTNAALARALEVSTMTVRRDLDVLERQGYLRRVHGGARMVDELDVGYGLRQGRNIGAKRRIGARAAEFVQNGETIYLDAGTTAMEVARALKRRALNGVRVVTHAVNIAAELSGSPDLGVLQVGGELFLQTYSATGPLALETIRRFSFDRLFLAAQGVDLAAGLTNSSLLEAEVKRAAIAASRWVCLVCDASKWGRVTFAPCGSLEDIDVFVTDSRLPQEARSDLEKLGLEVITVSLPGRKEKNPSTLNPSSRQHIKEHPPGLRAGASTKGVL; this is encoded by the coding sequence ATGAATTCCCGTGACCGCCTGCAGCGCATCCTCGAGCTCATCAATCGCCATGGCACCCTTACCAATGCCGCCCTGGCCCGCGCCCTCGAGGTTTCCACCATGACCGTGCGGCGGGATCTGGATGTGCTGGAGCGCCAGGGATACCTCCGCCGGGTGCACGGCGGAGCGCGAATGGTGGACGAGCTGGACGTGGGATACGGGCTGCGCCAGGGGCGCAACATAGGGGCCAAGCGGCGCATCGGGGCGCGGGCAGCCGAGTTCGTACAGAACGGAGAGACCATCTATCTCGACGCCGGCACCACCGCCATGGAGGTGGCCCGAGCCCTCAAGCGCCGCGCTCTCAACGGGGTCCGCGTGGTGACTCACGCGGTCAACATCGCCGCCGAACTCTCCGGCAGCCCCGACTTGGGGGTGCTGCAGGTAGGGGGCGAGCTGTTCTTGCAAACCTACTCGGCTACCGGGCCGCTTGCGCTCGAGACCATCCGCCGCTTCAGCTTTGACCGGCTGTTCCTCGCGGCGCAGGGGGTGGATCTGGCCGCTGGTCTCACCAACTCCTCGCTGCTGGAGGCAGAGGTCAAGCGCGCCGCCATCGCCGCCAGCCGTTGGGTGTGTCTGGTTTGCGACGCCTCCAAGTGGGGCCGGGTGACCTTCGCCCCCTGCGGCAGCCTCGAAGACATCGACGTTTTCGTTACCGATTCGCGGCTTCCCCAAGAAGCCCGAAGCGACCTCGAGAAACTCGGACTGGAGGTGATCACGGTCTCCCTCCCGGGGAGAAAGGAAAAAAACCCGTCTACCCTGAACCCCTCGTCTAGACAGCACATCAAGGAGCACCCTCCCGGCCTGAGGGCTGGGGCATCCACGAAAGGAGTCCTGTGA
- a CDS encoding ABC transporter substrate-binding protein, which translates to MKSVKQGPIALVLVLALGMALGQGQQLTKVATNLGSLGNPFFVRMGQGVTDAAKKINPNVQVIVEAADYDVGKQSAAIDNYIAAGVQILVLNPADPQALVPAVKRAKAAGMTVVSADVGIKEGADAIITSNNVQAGTLACQFIADRLKGKGNVVIINGPPVTAVTDRVAGCKQVFAKYPGIKILSDNQNAGGSRDGGLKVMTDLLTAFPKIDAVFAINDPTGIGAELAIRQAKREKEMFITAVDGSPDAVKALKDPNSIFLASSAQDPYTMAARALEIGWEIRTGKMKPQTKPILIPVRLITKENVASYKGWE; encoded by the coding sequence GTGAAAAGCGTAAAACAAGGGCCTATCGCACTGGTCTTGGTCCTCGCCCTGGGGATGGCCCTGGGGCAGGGGCAGCAGCTGACCAAGGTGGCTACGAACCTGGGCTCGCTGGGAAACCCGTTTTTCGTCCGTATGGGCCAAGGGGTCACGGACGCGGCCAAGAAGATCAACCCCAACGTTCAGGTTATCGTAGAGGCCGCCGATTACGACGTGGGCAAGCAGAGCGCGGCGATCGACAACTACATCGCTGCCGGGGTACAGATCCTGGTCCTCAACCCCGCCGACCCGCAGGCGCTGGTGCCCGCGGTCAAACGGGCCAAGGCCGCAGGCATGACGGTGGTCTCGGCAGACGTAGGCATCAAGGAAGGCGCCGATGCCATCATCACCTCCAACAACGTGCAGGCGGGCACCCTGGCCTGTCAGTTCATCGCGGATAGGCTCAAGGGCAAAGGCAACGTGGTCATCATCAACGGGCCGCCGGTCACCGCGGTCACCGACCGAGTGGCGGGATGCAAACAGGTCTTCGCCAAGTACCCCGGCATCAAGATCCTCTCCGACAACCAAAACGCGGGGGGTAGCCGCGACGGCGGTCTCAAGGTCATGACCGACCTGCTCACCGCCTTCCCCAAGATCGACGCCGTCTTTGCCATCAACGATCCCACCGGCATCGGCGCGGAGCTGGCGATCCGCCAGGCCAAGCGGGAAAAGGAGATGTTCATCACCGCCGTCGACGGCTCGCCGGATGCGGTCAAAGCCCTCAAGGATCCCAACTCGATCTTCCTGGCCAGCTCGGCCCAAGACCCCTACACCATGGCCGCCCGGGCGCTGGAGATCGGCTGGGAGATCCGCACCGGCAAGATGAAGCCCCAGACCAAGCCCATCCTGATCCCGGTGCGGCTCATCACCAAGGAAAACGTGGCCAGCTACAAAGGTTGGGAATAG
- a CDS encoding sugar ABC transporter ATP-binding protein — translation MSAVDHPTNPRAGADQPPALEMLHISKAFPGVQALKDVSFIAFAGEVHALMGENGAGKSTLMKILAGAYTADSGEIRVFGQPVRIHNPLDARRAGINLIYQELNLARNLTVAENLFMGVEPSRGGLIDRKSMYAAAREVLQQLGASFTPDTPLARLSIAEGQLVEIARALLFKGRVLVMDEPTAALSERETEHLFRLIHRLRSQGIAIVYISHRMAEVYALADRLTVLRDGQLIGTLEKDQINAERVVQMMVGRPVQDFYQHRTARSKGEVVLEVRNITDGARILPSSFSVRAGEILGLAGLVGAGRTELARLIFGADRKTGGEVRIKGQAVSIHTPADALAAGIGYVPENRKEQGLFLEMASGDNIAMNVLAKHALAGVLNPVSIAQMVRRAIQDLSIRVPSPATRAKSLSGGNQQKLLLARWLAIGPKVLLLDEPTRGVDVGAKAEIYRLIGELAVQGVAVVFISSELPEIVGMSDRVLVMREGRIVGELDPARGDVISQENIMAYATGVRVMEVQP, via the coding sequence ATGTCCGCGGTAGACCATCCGACCAACCCTCGGGCCGGGGCTGACCAGCCCCCGGCCCTCGAGATGCTGCATATCTCCAAAGCCTTCCCCGGGGTGCAGGCCCTAAAGGATGTGAGCTTCATCGCCTTTGCCGGAGAGGTGCACGCCCTTATGGGCGAAAACGGGGCAGGGAAGAGCACGCTGATGAAGATCCTGGCCGGGGCCTATACCGCCGACAGCGGGGAGATCCGGGTGTTCGGGCAGCCGGTGCGCATTCACAACCCCCTGGACGCACGCCGGGCGGGCATCAACCTCATCTACCAAGAGCTCAACCTGGCCCGCAACCTCACCGTAGCGGAGAACCTCTTCATGGGGGTGGAGCCCTCTCGCGGCGGCCTCATCGACCGAAAATCCATGTACGCCGCTGCCCGCGAGGTGCTTCAGCAGCTCGGGGCCTCCTTCACCCCGGACACCCCGCTCGCGCGGCTGAGCATCGCCGAGGGACAGCTGGTGGAGATCGCCCGGGCTTTGCTGTTCAAGGGCCGGGTGCTGGTGATGGACGAGCCCACGGCCGCCCTCTCCGAGCGGGAGACCGAACATCTGTTCCGCTTGATCCACCGCCTGCGCAGCCAGGGCATCGCCATCGTGTACATCTCCCACCGCATGGCCGAGGTGTATGCCCTGGCAGACCGGCTCACGGTGCTGCGGGACGGCCAGCTCATCGGCACCCTTGAGAAGGACCAGATCAACGCCGAGCGGGTGGTGCAGATGATGGTAGGGAGGCCCGTACAGGACTTCTATCAGCACCGCACGGCGCGCAGCAAGGGGGAGGTGGTCCTGGAGGTACGGAACATCACCGACGGCGCGCGGATTTTGCCCTCCAGTTTTAGCGTGCGCGCAGGAGAGATCCTGGGGTTAGCCGGGCTGGTAGGAGCGGGCCGTACCGAGCTGGCCCGGCTCATCTTTGGGGCGGATCGCAAGACGGGCGGTGAGGTGCGGATAAAGGGCCAAGCGGTGTCGATCCATACCCCTGCCGATGCCCTGGCGGCGGGTATTGGGTATGTGCCGGAGAACCGCAAGGAGCAGGGGCTGTTCCTCGAGATGGCCTCCGGCGATAACATCGCCATGAACGTGCTGGCAAAGCATGCCCTGGCGGGGGTGTTAAATCCGGTGAGCATCGCGCAGATGGTGCGCCGGGCGATCCAGGACCTCTCCATCCGGGTGCCCAGCCCCGCCACCCGCGCCAAGAGCCTTTCGGGGGGCAACCAGCAGAAGCTGTTGCTGGCCCGCTGGCTGGCCATCGGCCCCAAAGTGCTGTTGCTGGATGAGCCGACCCGCGGGGTGGATGTGGGGGCGAAAGCTGAGATCTACCGTCTGATCGGCGAGCTCGCCGTTCAGGGGGTGGCCGTGGTGTTTATCTCTTCGGAGCTGCCGGAGATTGTGGGCATGAGTGACCGCGTGCTGGTGATGCGCGAAGGGCGCATTGTGGGCGAGCTCGACCCCGCTCGGGGGGACGTCATCAGCCAGGAGAACATCATGGCCTACGCCACGGGGGTGCGAGTCATGGAGGTCCAGCCTTGA
- a CDS encoding ribose ABC transporter permease, with amino-acid sequence MSSENPVRRSGKAWRGEVLGALGILPVLLLICLVFALLSANFATASNAINVLRQASINVVLAAGMTFVILTAGIDLSVGAILGASAVVALQVSLLPQWGWAAIPAGLMAGLVFGLINGLLIAYLRLSPFVVTLGAFSAVRGAAYLLANNGQTVINSNLGFAAIGNDSFLGVPWLVWIALAVILVSWFILRRTVLGVHIYAVGGNEQAARLTGIKVPQVLLFVYAFSGLCAGLAGVMSAARLYSANGILGTGYELDAIAAVVLGGTSLAGGVGSVVGTAVGAMIIAVLNNGLTILGVSSFWQLVVKGVVIVIAVAVDRLRSSR; translated from the coding sequence TTGAGTTCGGAAAATCCCGTTCGGCGTTCGGGTAAGGCCTGGCGCGGCGAAGTTCTGGGGGCGCTGGGTATCCTCCCGGTACTGCTGTTGATCTGCTTGGTCTTTGCCCTGCTCTCGGCCAACTTCGCCACGGCCAGCAACGCCATCAACGTCCTGCGCCAGGCCTCGATTAACGTGGTGCTGGCGGCGGGCATGACCTTCGTGATCCTCACCGCGGGGATTGACCTCTCGGTGGGGGCCATCCTGGGGGCCTCGGCGGTGGTGGCCTTGCAGGTCTCCCTGCTTCCTCAATGGGGTTGGGCGGCTATCCCGGCGGGGCTTATGGCCGGGCTGGTCTTCGGTCTGATCAACGGGCTGCTGATCGCCTACCTCAGGCTGTCTCCCTTTGTGGTGACCCTGGGGGCGTTCAGCGCGGTTCGAGGAGCGGCGTACCTGCTGGCCAACAACGGCCAGACGGTGATCAACTCCAACCTGGGTTTCGCCGCCATCGGCAACGACAGCTTCCTGGGGGTTCCCTGGCTGGTCTGGATCGCCCTCGCGGTGATCCTGGTGAGCTGGTTTATCCTGCGGCGCACGGTGTTGGGGGTTCACATCTACGCGGTGGGCGGCAACGAGCAAGCCGCCCGGCTCACCGGCATCAAGGTGCCCCAGGTGCTGCTGTTCGTCTACGCCTTCAGCGGCCTGTGTGCGGGCTTGGCCGGCGTGATGAGCGCCGCACGGCTCTACAGCGCCAACGGCATTCTTGGGACGGGGTACGAGCTGGACGCCATCGCCGCGGTGGTGCTAGGGGGGACCAGCCTGGCAGGGGGTGTGGGTTCGGTGGTTGGCACGGCGGTGGGGGCCATGATCATCGCGGTGCTCAACAACGGACTGACCATTCTGGGGGTCTCCTCGTTCTGGCAGCTGGTGGTCAAGGGGGTGGTCATCGTGATCGCGGTGGCGGTAGACCGCCTGCGCAGCTCGAGGTAG
- a CDS encoding O-acetylhomoserine aminocarboxypropyltransferase/cysteine synthase family protein, whose protein sequence is MEFSTLAVLSGIPDDPHHAVGLPIYAAAAYSFASLEEGAHKFATGEGYTYTRLQNPTVAALEERLSALEGALGAVCLASGQAASFAALLALVRSGDEIVASPGLFGGTVGLLNQVFGLMGIRVHFVAPEVEAVRAVLGERTRAVYTEVLGNPSLELPDLEGLARLCEEHRVALIVDNTFGAVGALARPLEHGAHAVTHSLTKWASGHGSILGGAVLARASEIWQHYPQFTTPDPQGRVPWEALGPRCFLERVRQLGLSLGGMVLSPFNAYLLFQGVETVELRVERASRSALELASWLQEQPQVAWVRYPGLEGDPAHPRAAQYLRGGFGSILTFGVKGGLEGASRFLAHLRILQAPNVGDARTLAVHPWTTTHSRIPEAARLAAGVKPEMIRFSVGLESPQDLQAMLAEALAAVGR, encoded by the coding sequence GTGGAGTTTTCAACCCTGGCGGTACTCAGCGGCATACCCGACGACCCCCACCACGCGGTGGGGCTGCCCATCTACGCGGCGGCGGCCTACAGCTTCGCGAGCCTCGAGGAGGGCGCGCACAAGTTCGCCACCGGCGAGGGCTATACCTACACCCGATTGCAAAACCCCACCGTGGCCGCGCTCGAGGAACGCCTGAGCGCCCTGGAGGGCGCCCTCGGCGCGGTGTGCCTGGCCTCGGGCCAGGCCGCCAGCTTCGCCGCGCTGCTCGCGCTGGTGCGCTCGGGCGACGAGATCGTGGCCAGTCCGGGGCTCTTCGGCGGCACGGTGGGGCTACTGAACCAGGTCTTCGGCCTGATGGGCATCCGGGTGCACTTCGTAGCCCCCGAGGTGGAGGCGGTGCGGGCGGTGCTCGGCGAGCGCACCCGGGCGGTCTATACCGAGGTGCTGGGCAACCCCTCGCTCGAGCTGCCCGACCTGGAGGGGCTGGCCCGGCTATGCGAGGAGCACCGCGTGGCCCTGATCGTGGACAACACCTTCGGCGCGGTGGGCGCGCTGGCGCGGCCCCTCGAGCACGGCGCCCACGCCGTCACCCACAGCCTGACCAAGTGGGCCAGCGGGCACGGCTCGATCCTGGGCGGGGCGGTGCTGGCCCGCGCGAGCGAGATCTGGCAACACTACCCGCAGTTCACCACCCCCGACCCCCAGGGCCGCGTTCCGTGGGAAGCCCTTGGCCCGCGATGTTTCCTCGAGCGGGTCCGGCAGCTCGGCCTCTCGCTGGGCGGGATGGTGCTCTCGCCCTTCAACGCTTACTTGCTCTTCCAGGGGGTCGAGACCGTCGAGCTGCGGGTGGAGCGGGCCTCCAGGAGCGCCCTCGAGCTGGCCTCCTGGCTGCAGGAGCAGCCCCAGGTGGCCTGGGTGCGCTACCCCGGCCTCGAGGGCGACCCGGCTCATCCCCGGGCCGCGCAATACTTGCGGGGCGGGTTCGGCAGCATCCTGACCTTCGGCGTAAAGGGCGGGCTCGAGGGGGCCAGCCGCTTCCTGGCCCACCTCCGGATCCTCCAGGCCCCCAACGTGGGCGACGCCCGCACGCTGGCCGTGCACCCCTGGACCACCACCCACTCCCGCATCCCCGAGGCCGCCCGCCTGGCCGCGGGGGTAAAGCCTGAAATGATCCGCTTCTCGGTGGGCCTGGAGAGCCCCCAGGACCTCCAGGCCATGCTGGCCGAGGCGCTGGCGGCGGTGGGCAGGTAA
- a CDS encoding alkaline phosphatase: MSRSVAAVCALALTLGSAWAAKIAIYPYDGAALLAGQRFDLRIEASELKGSLKGYRVSLDGQPLTGLEQTSQGAGQTEWTLRGTFLRAGSHTLEVSLSDDAGEARKSVRWEARLNPRLPRAAKNVILFIGDGMGWNTLNAARIIAQGFNPENGVPRGNLEMETGYGGMATVTTSSFDSFIVDSANSASSIMTGQKVQVNALNVYPANLKDTLAYPRIETLGEMLKRVRGASLGVVTTTFGTDATPAMLNAHTRRRSDYQAIADMYFGKGGFGLPLDVMLFGGSRDFIPQSAPGSRRKDNTDWIAESQKLGYTFVSTRSELLAAKPQGKLFGLFHLDNFPSYLDRAVWKRPEMLGSFTDMPYLWEMTQKAVETLAQNPNGFFLMVEGGMVDKYEHPLDWQRGLWDVLELDRAVAWAKQYAAAHPDTLVVVTADHAHSLSVYGGYDYSKQGREGVGVYQDAKFPTYGDKKDPNGFPLPDTARGIAVGFAATPDYCETYRGREVYKDPTISDGKGGYVANPEVCKEPGAFLRTGNLDPGSAQGVHTADPMPLFAFGAGAQLFNGLMDQTEIFFRTAQALGLNPYLEKP; this comes from the coding sequence ATGTCGAGAAGCGTCGCAGCCGTGTGCGCCCTGGCCCTCACCCTGGGATCGGCCTGGGCGGCCAAGATCGCCATTTACCCCTACGATGGAGCGGCCCTGCTGGCCGGGCAGCGTTTTGATTTGCGGATCGAAGCCTCCGAACTGAAAGGCAGCCTGAAAGGCTACCGCGTCAGCCTGGACGGACAGCCCCTCACCGGCCTCGAGCAGACCTCGCAGGGAGCCGGCCAAACCGAGTGGACCCTGCGCGGCACCTTCCTGCGCGCGGGAAGCCACACCCTCGAGGTCAGCCTCAGCGACGACGCCGGGGAGGCCAGGAAGAGCGTGCGCTGGGAGGCTCGCCTGAACCCCCGCCTGCCCCGCGCGGCCAAGAACGTCATCCTCTTCATCGGCGACGGGATGGGCTGGAACACCCTCAACGCCGCGCGCATCATCGCCCAGGGTTTCAACCCGGAAAATGGCGTGCCCAGGGGCAACCTGGAGATGGAAACCGGGTATGGCGGTATGGCCACGGTGACCACCAGCAGCTTCGACAGCTTCATCGTGGACTCGGCCAACTCGGCCTCTTCCATCATGACCGGGCAGAAGGTGCAGGTGAACGCCCTCAACGTCTACCCCGCCAACCTCAAGGACACCCTGGCCTACCCCCGGATCGAGACCCTGGGGGAGATGCTCAAGCGGGTGCGCGGGGCCAGCCTGGGGGTGGTGACCACCACCTTCGGCACCGACGCCACCCCGGCCATGCTCAACGCCCACACCCGCCGGCGCAGCGACTACCAGGCCATCGCCGACATGTACTTCGGCAAAGGGGGCTTCGGCCTCCCCCTGGACGTGATGCTCTTCGGCGGCTCGCGCGACTTCATCCCCCAGAGCGCCCCCGGCTCGCGCCGCAAGGACAACACCGACTGGATCGCCGAGTCGCAGAAGCTCGGGTACACCTTCGTCAGCACCCGCAGCGAACTGCTGGCGGCCAAACCCCAAGGCAAGCTCTTCGGGCTATTCCACCTCGACAACTTCCCCAGCTATCTAGACCGCGCGGTGTGGAAGCGGCCCGAGATGCTGGGGAGCTTCACCGATATGCCCTACCTGTGGGAGATGACCCAGAAGGCGGTGGAGACCCTCGCGCAAAACCCCAACGGCTTCTTCCTGATGGTGGAGGGGGGGATGGTGGACAAGTACGAACACCCCCTGGACTGGCAGCGGGGGCTGTGGGACGTGCTCGAGCTGGATAGGGCGGTGGCCTGGGCCAAGCAGTACGCCGCCGCCCACCCCGATACCCTGGTGGTCGTCACCGCCGACCACGCCCACTCGCTATCGGTCTATGGCGGCTACGATTACTCCAAGCAGGGGCGCGAGGGGGTGGGAGTATACCAGGATGCAAAGTTCCCCACCTACGGCGACAAAAAAGACCCCAACGGCTTCCCCCTGCCCGACACCGCCCGGGGGATCGCGGTGGGCTTCGCCGCCACCCCCGACTACTGCGAAACCTACCGGGGGCGCGAGGTCTACAAAGACCCCACCATCTCCGACGGCAAGGGCGGCTACGTGGCCAACCCCGAGGTGTGCAAGGAGCCCGGCGCCTTCTTGCGCACCGGCAACCTCGATCCGGGGAGCGCCCAGGGGGTGCACACCGCCGACCCCATGCCGCTATTCGCCTTTGGGGCGGGCGCCCAGCTGTTCAATGGCCTGATGGATCAGACCGAGATTTTCTTCCGCACCGCCCAGGCGCTGGGGCTCAACCCCTATCTCGAGAAGCCCTAG
- a CDS encoding ABC transporter ATP-binding protein, producing the protein MAEVRLRGVLCRFGEDVALRFADLEIPSGEQAVLLGPSGSGKTTLLHLLAGLRCPSAGEVWVDGRNLATLGEAQRDAYRRERVGYLFQDFYLMEGYTALENVLLGLGIAGVRGAAALRQATEILRAVGLGHRLSHPPKRLSTGERQRVALARAVAHRPRLLLADEPTAHLDRPRAGEALDLLTQTARAIGATLVVATHDPWVMERFPRRVELQPLTARAA; encoded by the coding sequence ATGGCCGAGGTGCGCCTGCGGGGGGTGCTGTGCCGCTTTGGCGAGGACGTGGCGCTGCGCTTTGCGGACCTGGAGATCCCCTCCGGCGAGCAGGCGGTGCTGCTGGGGCCTTCGGGGAGCGGGAAGACCACGCTGCTCCACCTCCTGGCCGGCTTGCGCTGCCCAAGCGCGGGGGAGGTGTGGGTGGACGGGCGCAACCTGGCCACCCTGGGCGAGGCCCAGCGCGACGCCTACCGGCGGGAGCGGGTAGGGTACTTGTTTCAGGACTTCTACCTCATGGAGGGGTACACCGCGCTCGAGAACGTGCTCTTGGGGCTGGGCATCGCCGGGGTGCGCGGGGCGGCGGCGCTGCGCCAGGCCACCGAGATCCTGCGCGCGGTGGGGCTGGGGCACCGCCTCTCCCACCCCCCCAAGCGCCTTTCCACCGGGGAGCGGCAGCGGGTGGCCCTGGCCCGGGCGGTGGCCCACCGCCCCCGGCTCCTGCTGGCCGACGAGCCCACCGCCCACCTGGACCGCCCCCGGGCCGGGGAGGCGCTGGACCTGCTCACCCAGACGGCCAGGGCCATCGGGGCCACCCTGGTGGTGGCCACCCATGACCCCTGGGTGATGGAGCGCTTCCCCCGCCGGGTGGAGCTTCAGCCCCTCACCGCGAGGGCCGCATGA